The sequence AAATGGCAACCCTGCGGCGGCCGGGCAGGAGAAGGCGGCTCGCCTGCAAGACGGATCACCGTCCGGCCAGTGGGCTCGAGGGTTGGCACGGCCGACAATAGCGCTTGGGTATAGGGGTGGGCGGGCGCGACCAGGACACGATCCACCGCTCCCTTCTCGACGATGCGTCCGAGATACATCACCGCCACCTCCTGCGCCATAAACTCCACCACCGCCAGATTGTGCGTGATGAAGAGATAACTAAGCCCCAGGCGTTGCTGTAGGTCCAAGAGCAGATTGAGGATTTGCGCCTGCACCGAGACGTCCAGCGCACTGGTGGGTTCGTCACAGACGATCAGCCGCGGTTGCACGGCCAGCGCGCGCGCGATGGCGATGCGCTGCCGCTGGCCACCCGAGAATTCGTGGGGATAACGCAGCTTCGCGTCGGCGGGCAGCCCCACCGCTGCCAACAGGCGGTCTACCTCGCCTTGCCGTGCCGCCGCATTCGCCCCCACACCCAGGGCGAGCATCCCTTCCTCTAGAATGTCCGCCACCGTCATGCGCGGATTAAGCGAGGAGAATGGGTCCTGGAAGACGATCTGGAACCGGCTGCGCAGGCGCCGCAGCACTGCACCATGTAGACCCATCAACTCGCGGCCTTCGAACGACACCGAACCGCCCGTCACGGGAACAAGCTGCAGGATGCCCTTGCCCACGGTGGTCTTGCCACAACCGGATTCGCCCACCAGCGCCAGGGTGCGGCCGGAAGCGATGTCGAGCGAGACGCCATCCACCGCGCGCACGTAGCCCACGGTACGTTGGAATACGCCCCGGCGGATGGGAAAATGCACCTTCAGATCGCGCACCGTCAAAAGCGGCCGCGCTTCGGCGGAGGGCGGCGCTGCCGTCTGCACAGTGGGCGCAGAAGCCGCCGCCTGCTGCGCGGCCGGTCCGGCAAGGCCGAGATGACAGCGCACGCCGTGTCCGCCGGCTTCCACCCAGGCCGGCGTTTCCGCCCGGCAGCGATCCCAGGCAAACTCGCAACGGGTCGCGAATCGGCAACCGACACGAGGCCGGTCCAGTGTCGGCACCATGCCCGGAATCATCGCCAGCGGCTCGCCCCGCCGAG comes from Thiobacter sp. AK1 and encodes:
- a CDS encoding ABC transporter ATP-binding protein; its protein translation is MTMTVPLLEIQDLRVHFNAAGRALRAVDGVSLTVAPGETVALVGESGCGKSVTALSVMRLLPPAARIVGGSVRLDGTELMGLPEVAMRRVRGARVAMIFQEPMTSLNPVLTIGQQIAEPLVRHKGLSGAALSARVQSLLEAVNLPDPARIMRAYPHQLSGGMKQRAMMAMAVACEPRLLIADEPTTALDVTIQAQVLALMRDLQRTTGMGLLFITHDLGVVAQMADRVAVMYAGEVVESAPREAFFRAPRHPYTRKLFASLPGRSRRGEPLAMIPGMVPTLDRPRVGCRFATRCEFAWDRCRAETPAWVEAGGHGVRCHLGLAGPAAQQAAASAPTVQTAAPPSAEARPLLTVRDLKVHFPIRRGVFQRTVGYVRAVDGVSLDIASGRTLALVGESGCGKTTVGKGILQLVPVTGGSVSFEGRELMGLHGAVLRRLRSRFQIVFQDPFSSLNPRMTVADILEEGMLALGVGANAAARQGEVDRLLAAVGLPADAKLRYPHEFSGGQRQRIAIARALAVQPRLIVCDEPTSALDVSVQAQILNLLLDLQQRLGLSYLFITHNLAVVEFMAQEVAVMYLGRIVEKGAVDRVLVAPAHPYTQALLSAVPTLEPTGRTVIRLAGEPPSPARPPQGCHFHPRCPQAMPVCRERYPEQREVDGRKVACHLYP